A genomic window from Nitrospira sp. includes:
- the pilO gene encoding type 4a pilus biogenesis protein PilO — MSLNAISLDSLRSIPTGQKVALLGLLVAGILVGFYFYVVDPKTVELEAVQGQVAQLDTEIQNLTLKVKHLDELVAANKQLEIELAAKKERLPPEEEAVMLLKQVSDLGLRLGLDVKLWKPGTQAEDPSKLFIRMPINVEVAGGYHTAAIFFDRISKLSRIVTVQDVRIGAARVDQGRVVTQTVFDLVAYAAPQEKKATAPAPAAKPK; from the coding sequence ATGAGTCTGAATGCAATCAGCTTAGACAGCCTCCGCAGCATTCCGACAGGCCAAAAGGTTGCGTTGCTTGGACTGCTGGTGGCGGGTATCCTCGTCGGGTTTTATTTCTACGTCGTCGATCCCAAGACCGTCGAGCTCGAAGCCGTGCAAGGGCAGGTCGCTCAGTTGGATACGGAGATCCAGAACCTGACGCTCAAGGTCAAACACCTGGATGAACTCGTGGCGGCCAATAAACAATTGGAAATCGAATTGGCGGCCAAGAAGGAGCGCCTCCCGCCGGAAGAGGAAGCGGTGATGTTGCTCAAGCAAGTCTCTGATCTGGGGCTTCGGTTGGGCCTTGATGTGAAGTTGTGGAAGCCGGGCACGCAAGCCGAAGATCCGTCCAAGCTGTTCATCCGGATGCCTATCAACGTGGAAGTGGCGGGTGGATACCATACGGCAGCGATATTCTTCGATCGCATCAGCAAGTTGTCCCGCATCGTGACGGTGCAGGATGTGCGAATCGGCGCGGCACGGGTCGATCAAGGTCGAGTCGTAACGCAGACGGTGTTCGACTTGGTTGCGTATGCCGCTCCCCAGGAAAAGAAGGCCACTGCGCCGGCTCCTGCGGCGAAGCCGAAGTGA
- the urtB gene encoding urea ABC transporter permease subunit UrtB, translated as MKAVIGIGLLAWFLGWCALDGVAAEAQLNASPPSQLEQALADLSSEVETTREQAVALLIERGDASLLPRLEELRANADRSLRMAIKPVIDTWRNRTNLASPDSDTRRTAATDLGMNGRPAAIPWLQAAAAHESHRWVRYAMEESALLLQLASGNPAHQQQAAATLGDMRSQNAVPALQALVQAGDGESATGEQKAVAQTATAAIERIESWNVWSSTIETLFRGISLSSILLIMSLGLAIVFGLMGVINMAHGELMMIGAYATFVMQECFKLYFPESWFDSYYLAALPAAFLAAALFGLILEATVIRFLYGRPLETMLATWGVSLILIQGARMYFGDLTAITAPSWLNGGTQVLVGVFLPFNRLFIIGLSILSVIGIYALLFRSSIGLRVRAVTQNRSMSACLGIPTRKVDAYTFAFGSGLAGIAGWALTLVGNVEPGLGQNYIVDSFMVVVTGGVGKLAGTIIASLGIGGLNKLMEPSLGAVYGKVLILVLVILFLQRRPSGLFAVKGRHAES; from the coding sequence ATGAAGGCAGTGATCGGAATCGGGTTGCTCGCATGGTTCCTGGGCTGGTGTGCGCTGGATGGTGTCGCGGCGGAGGCGCAGCTGAATGCGTCTCCGCCGTCTCAACTGGAGCAGGCGCTCGCGGACTTGTCGAGTGAGGTAGAAACCACGCGAGAGCAGGCGGTTGCTCTTCTCATCGAGCGAGGCGATGCGTCGCTGCTGCCGCGATTGGAAGAATTGCGGGCCAACGCAGACCGCAGCCTGCGTATGGCGATCAAGCCGGTGATCGACACCTGGCGCAATCGCACGAACCTGGCCAGTCCGGATTCTGATACGCGCCGAACGGCCGCTACAGATCTCGGCATGAATGGGCGCCCTGCGGCCATTCCCTGGCTGCAGGCCGCGGCGGCACACGAATCTCATCGTTGGGTTCGTTATGCGATGGAGGAGTCCGCGCTGCTCTTGCAACTGGCCTCCGGCAATCCTGCGCATCAGCAGCAGGCGGCGGCAACGCTGGGGGACATGCGCAGTCAGAACGCCGTGCCGGCGTTACAAGCCTTGGTACAGGCGGGAGATGGCGAGTCCGCGACCGGAGAGCAGAAGGCGGTGGCACAGACCGCCACCGCCGCGATCGAACGGATCGAATCCTGGAATGTCTGGTCCAGCACGATCGAAACCCTGTTTCGCGGCATCAGTCTGAGTTCCATTCTCCTCATCATGTCCCTCGGGCTCGCGATCGTGTTTGGCTTGATGGGTGTCATCAACATGGCGCATGGCGAGTTGATGATGATCGGCGCCTATGCGACCTTCGTCATGCAGGAATGCTTTAAGTTGTATTTCCCTGAGAGCTGGTTCGATTCTTATTATCTGGCCGCCCTTCCCGCTGCGTTCCTTGCCGCAGCCCTGTTTGGGTTGATCCTGGAAGCCACCGTCATTCGCTTTCTGTACGGTCGCCCGCTGGAGACGATGTTGGCCACCTGGGGCGTCAGTCTGATCTTGATTCAAGGCGCGCGCATGTACTTTGGAGATCTCACGGCCATTACCGCGCCGTCGTGGCTGAACGGCGGCACGCAAGTACTGGTGGGTGTGTTCCTGCCCTTCAACCGGTTGTTCATCATCGGACTCTCCATCCTCAGCGTGATCGGAATTTACGCCCTGCTGTTTCGCTCCAGCATCGGATTGCGAGTGCGAGCCGTCACGCAGAATCGCAGCATGAGCGCCTGTTTGGGGATTCCCACGAGAAAAGTGGATGCCTATACCTTCGCCTTCGGCTCCGGCCTGGCCGGCATTGCGGGCTGGGCATTGACGCTGGTGGGCAATGTCGAACCGGGTCTCGGACAGAACTATATCGTGGATTCCTTCATGGTAGTGGTCACAGGCGGGGTCGGCAAACTTGCGGGGACGATCATCGCGTCGCTGGGGATCGGCGGGCTGAACAAGCTGATGGAGCCGAGTCTCGGCGCCGTCTATGGCAAAGTCTTGATCCTTGTGTTGGTGATTCTGTTCCTGCAGCGGAGGCCCTCAGGGTTGTTTGCGGTCAAGGGGCGTCATGCCGAAAGCTAA
- the urtA gene encoding urea ABC transporter substrate-binding protein, which translates to MLGNLGTWALALGAENEPIKVGVLHSLSGTMAISEVSLKDVVSMAVQEINAKGGVLGRQLKLVIVDPASNWDLFAEKAKQLLVQEKVAVVFGCWTSVSRKSVLPVFEEHNGLLFYPVQYEGEECSKNVFYTGAAVNQQAVPAVEYLMSKEGGSYKKFYLLGTDYVYPKTTNKILRAMLLAKKVPAANIMEEYTPFHHQDYQTIVGKIKKFAAGGGACIISTINGDSNVPFYKEFANQGLRAEDAPIMAFSVAEDELRGMDKTALVGHLAAWNYYQSVDTPQNKQFVADFKAYCKKNNLPDGDKRVTDDPIEAAYLGVHVWKQAVEKAGTTEVNAVRKAVYGQKFLAPGGEIMMDEANHHTHKPVLIGEIMKDGQIKVVWRSKGLVKPEPWSEYTNPDKGCDWVKHEGTYKKA; encoded by the coding sequence ATGTTAGGCAATCTGGGCACCTGGGCCTTGGCGTTGGGGGCAGAGAATGAGCCCATCAAGGTCGGGGTGCTGCACTCGTTAAGTGGCACGATGGCCATCAGTGAAGTGTCGTTGAAGGACGTCGTCTCGATGGCTGTTCAGGAAATCAATGCGAAAGGCGGGGTGTTGGGCCGCCAGTTGAAATTGGTGATCGTGGATCCCGCCTCCAACTGGGATCTGTTTGCGGAGAAAGCCAAACAGTTGCTGGTGCAGGAGAAGGTGGCGGTCGTGTTCGGCTGCTGGACATCGGTCAGCCGGAAATCCGTCTTGCCGGTATTCGAGGAACATAACGGCTTGCTCTTTTATCCCGTGCAATACGAGGGCGAGGAATGTTCGAAGAACGTATTCTACACCGGGGCAGCGGTCAACCAGCAGGCGGTGCCGGCGGTCGAATACCTGATGAGCAAAGAAGGGGGGAGCTACAAGAAGTTCTATCTCCTGGGAACTGACTACGTCTATCCCAAAACGACCAACAAGATCTTGCGCGCCATGTTACTGGCGAAGAAAGTGCCGGCCGCCAATATCATGGAAGAGTACACGCCCTTCCACCATCAAGACTACCAGACAATTGTCGGCAAGATTAAAAAGTTCGCCGCCGGCGGAGGCGCCTGCATTATCAGCACGATTAACGGCGACAGCAACGTGCCGTTCTATAAAGAGTTCGCCAATCAGGGATTGCGCGCCGAAGATGCGCCGATCATGGCGTTTAGCGTGGCGGAAGACGAGTTGCGCGGAATGGACAAGACCGCGCTGGTCGGCCACCTTGCCGCCTGGAACTATTACCAGAGCGTCGACACGCCGCAGAACAAGCAGTTCGTCGCCGATTTCAAGGCGTACTGCAAAAAAAATAATCTCCCGGATGGCGACAAACGCGTCACCGACGATCCGATTGAAGCGGCCTATTTGGGTGTGCATGTCTGGAAACAGGCCGTCGAGAAGGCGGGCACGACGGAAGTGAACGCGGTGCGCAAGGCGGTGTACGGGCAGAAGTTTCTCGCGCCGGGCGGAGAGATCATGATGGATGAGGCCAACCACCACACGCATAAGCCGGTGTTGATCGGCGAGATCATGAAAGACGGCCAGATCAAAGTCGTCTGGCGATCCAAGGGATTGGTCAAGCCGGAGCCATGGAGCGAATACACGAACCCTGACAAGGGCTGTGACTGGGTGAAGCATGAAGGGACCTATAAGAAGGCCTGA
- a CDS encoding pilus assembly protein PilP — MKTRGWWNDWRQPVRIGAAVLAVVGLTLPVESKSLPHLRQVASMRPADSLKIMPLPEGQKSAPVVDAPAPRAEATVSQPGDSLSMEFSGTSYDPSGRRDPFLPMIQLGQQVEQDASLPPLQRVGLTELSLIGVLWGNYGYTAMVQTPDGKGYSIRRGTRIGPNNGVVSSITERGIIVQERFTDVYGNKQEREYVKLLHPKEGTE; from the coding sequence GTGAAGACACGAGGATGGTGGAATGACTGGAGACAGCCGGTGCGTATCGGGGCGGCCGTGCTGGCGGTTGTCGGCCTCACGCTTCCGGTCGAATCGAAGTCTCTCCCGCACTTACGGCAGGTCGCATCTATGCGGCCGGCGGATTCCTTGAAAATCATGCCGCTGCCTGAGGGGCAGAAGTCGGCGCCGGTAGTCGATGCTCCCGCTCCACGCGCCGAGGCCACAGTCTCGCAGCCGGGGGACTCGCTGTCGATGGAGTTTTCAGGGACATCCTATGATCCTTCGGGACGTCGTGATCCGTTCCTGCCGATGATCCAACTCGGACAACAGGTGGAGCAAGACGCGAGTCTGCCGCCGCTGCAACGTGTCGGCCTCACGGAATTGAGTTTAATTGGTGTGCTCTGGGGCAATTACGGGTACACGGCCATGGTTCAGACGCCGGACGGCAAGGGCTACAGCATCCGCCGCGGGACGCGAATCGGGCCGAACAACGGCGTGGTTAGTTCAATCACCGAACGAGGCATTATCGTTCAAGAGCGGTTCACGGATGTGTACGGGAACAAACAGGAGCGAGAATATGTGAAGCTCCTGCACCCGAAAGAGGGTACAGAATGA
- a CDS encoding PilN domain-containing protein, with the protein MIRINLLATGPRSRKAKPQWDVRAEALIGVGVLLITLTGCWFYASSLDEDIQAKQAEKQLKDKQVAQLKEQVKAVQDFEERKKQLEAKNRIIDQLEKSRTGPVKVLDHVSQSLNPLKVWLVRLNLKGNSVELEGRALTNDDVVEFVNNLRRTDQFGAIKLMESRAGLDNKMNTYQFRLDLAMKG; encoded by the coding sequence ATGATTAGAATCAACTTACTCGCAACTGGACCCCGGTCCAGAAAAGCCAAGCCGCAGTGGGATGTACGGGCAGAGGCATTGATTGGTGTCGGCGTGCTGCTGATCACCCTGACCGGTTGCTGGTTCTATGCGTCGTCGCTCGATGAAGATATTCAGGCCAAGCAGGCAGAGAAGCAGCTCAAGGATAAGCAGGTGGCGCAGCTGAAGGAGCAGGTCAAGGCGGTTCAGGACTTTGAAGAGAGAAAAAAGCAGCTCGAAGCCAAGAACCGTATCATCGATCAGTTGGAGAAAAGCCGGACAGGGCCCGTCAAGGTGCTGGACCATGTTAGCCAGAGCCTGAATCCCCTTAAAGTCTGGCTGGTACGGCTGAATCTCAAGGGTAACAGCGTCGAGCTTGAGGGGCGTGCCTTGACCAACGATGACGTCGTCGAATTTGTGAATAACCTTCGGCGGACCGATCAGTTCGGCGCCATCAAGTTGATGGAAAGCCGGGCGGGTCTCGATAACAAGATGAATACCTATCAATTCCGTCTCGACCTGGCGATGAAAGGCTAA
- the pilM gene encoding type IV pilus assembly protein PilM, whose translation MLDSLKHLGDLEFLSMFSPQRQLLGLDIGSSSIKLVQIKEQRGHHILQKFGVKELEPEVIVDGTVMDEGRVVSAIKELLAEQNVKLKQVAVSISGHAVIVKKITLPPMPDEELDAQVRLAAEQYIPFDINEVNLDFYVLPPSENPDEQSEMQIVLVAAKKDKINELTELVKAAGLVPIVMDVDAFAVENMYGVTSPTTQDDTTILVNIGASVMNVNIVGGGVSLFTRDIPLGGNRYSEAVQREMGVSFEEAEQLKKNDQDDDHTLAAVMESVNAEVASEIARTIDYFKTTSSDNDIARVLLFGGGAKVKGLAQQLRDRMHVDVEIANPFNEIDTSQCNVDPDQLAEMGPLAAVGVGLALRTVGDR comes from the coding sequence ATGCTGGATTCACTGAAACACTTGGGCGATCTGGAGTTCCTGTCGATGTTTTCCCCGCAGCGCCAATTGCTGGGGCTGGACATCGGTTCAAGCAGCATCAAGCTCGTGCAGATCAAGGAGCAGAGGGGGCACCACATCCTGCAGAAATTCGGCGTGAAGGAACTCGAGCCCGAGGTGATCGTGGATGGTACGGTCATGGATGAAGGGCGTGTCGTCTCGGCCATCAAGGAATTGCTGGCCGAACAAAACGTGAAACTGAAGCAAGTGGCGGTGTCGATTTCCGGTCATGCGGTGATTGTGAAGAAAATCACCCTGCCGCCGATGCCGGATGAGGAATTGGATGCGCAAGTAAGGCTGGCCGCGGAGCAGTACATCCCCTTCGATATCAATGAAGTGAATCTCGATTTTTACGTGTTACCTCCGTCTGAGAATCCGGACGAGCAGAGCGAAATGCAGATCGTGCTGGTTGCGGCAAAAAAAGACAAAATCAACGAATTGACCGAGTTGGTCAAGGCGGCGGGGCTGGTTCCCATCGTGATGGACGTCGATGCCTTTGCGGTGGAAAACATGTACGGCGTGACCTCTCCGACGACTCAGGATGACACCACGATTCTGGTGAACATCGGGGCCAGCGTCATGAACGTGAATATCGTGGGCGGCGGCGTCTCCCTTTTCACCCGTGACATCCCGCTGGGCGGGAATCGGTACTCCGAGGCGGTGCAGCGGGAGATGGGAGTGTCGTTCGAGGAAGCGGAACAACTCAAGAAAAATGATCAGGATGACGATCATACACTTGCTGCCGTGATGGAGAGCGTCAATGCCGAGGTGGCGTCGGAGATTGCACGGACGATTGACTACTTCAAGACCACGTCGTCTGACAACGATATCGCCCGAGTATTGCTGTTCGGCGGGGGAGCCAAAGTGAAGGGGCTGGCTCAACAGCTTCGCGATCGAATGCACGTGGATGTCGAGATCGCGAATCCCTTTAACGAGATCGACACCTCACAGTGCAACGTCGATCCTGATCAGTTGGCGGAGATGGGGCCGCTTGCGGCAGTCGGGGTCGGCCTCGCACTGCGGACGGTGGGGGACCGATGA
- a CDS encoding 3-dehydroquinate synthase, whose translation MATDSTDMSQQTIHVALGARSYDIRIRRGLLKDLGAELMRLGRSGKVGVVTDRNLAGHYLKPVMRVLQASGFTVVPIILPPGERTKTLRSIAKVMDALVDARFERSSTLLALGGGVIGDLTGFAAAIYQRGIPFVQVPTSLVAQVDSSVGGKTGVDHPKGKNLIGAFNQPQAVLIDPVTLKTLPSREWIAGLAEVIKYGVIADRSFFEYLEQHIEQILALDNAAVAHIVKRSCEIKAEVVSEDEREADRRRILNFGHTIGHALESLGGYKGLIHGEAVAVGMVYEADLARHLGYCHEDVVTRVCRLVEAAGLPARLPDVSFSALWESMQQDKKVSAGTVYCVVPDTIGTVRVVGLVKEETRAWFTSIRRREPRIRGAVTDKRRGR comes from the coding sequence ATGGCCACAGATAGCACCGATATGTCTCAGCAGACGATCCACGTAGCACTGGGGGCACGCAGCTACGATATCCGTATTCGGCGCGGGCTGCTGAAGGATCTCGGCGCGGAACTCATGCGGCTGGGTCGTAGCGGCAAAGTTGGGGTGGTCACCGATCGTAATCTTGCCGGACATTACCTGAAACCGGTGATGCGCGTGTTACAGGCGTCCGGTTTCACGGTTGTGCCGATCATCTTGCCGCCCGGTGAGCGCACGAAAACCCTGCGCTCCATCGCGAAAGTCATGGACGCATTGGTGGACGCCAGGTTTGAGCGCAGTTCCACGCTGCTGGCCTTAGGAGGCGGCGTGATCGGCGATCTCACAGGATTCGCTGCGGCCATCTACCAACGGGGAATCCCTTTTGTGCAAGTTCCGACGAGTCTCGTTGCGCAAGTGGACTCGAGTGTCGGGGGAAAAACAGGAGTGGATCATCCAAAAGGGAAGAACCTGATCGGTGCGTTCAATCAGCCTCAGGCCGTACTGATTGATCCGGTTACGCTCAAGACCTTGCCTTCGCGTGAATGGATTGCAGGATTGGCGGAAGTCATTAAGTACGGGGTAATCGCCGACCGGTCGTTTTTTGAATATTTGGAACAGCACATCGAGCAGATCTTAGCGCTGGACAATGCCGCGGTCGCACACATTGTGAAACGGTCCTGTGAAATTAAGGCAGAGGTGGTGTCGGAAGACGAGCGTGAAGCTGATCGCCGGCGAATCCTGAATTTCGGGCACACGATCGGCCATGCCTTGGAATCGCTTGGCGGATACAAAGGGCTGATCCACGGCGAGGCGGTCGCGGTTGGAATGGTGTATGAGGCTGATTTGGCGCGACACCTGGGCTACTGCCATGAAGACGTTGTAACTCGTGTGTGCCGATTGGTCGAGGCGGCGGGGTTGCCTGCCCGTCTGCCGGACGTCTCGTTCTCTGCCCTGTGGGAGTCCATGCAGCAGGACAAGAAAGTTTCGGCAGGAACCGTGTATTGCGTGGTTCCGGACACCATCGGAACGGTGCGGGTGGTTGGCTTGGTCAAGGAGGAGACTCGCGCCTGGTTTACGTCCATTCGGCGCCGCGAACCACGAATTCGAGGTGCCGTCACCGACAAACGGCGGGGGCGGTAG
- a CDS encoding GAF and ANTAR domain-containing protein has translation MAPKRTVTQLEQALREKTREVDVLHRISESISSTLDLESVLRHIVDVVVEATKADACLLYLLSDNRDELILRASKNPHPKLIGRITIGLGEGITGWVARERTRVVIPNSASDDSRFKFFHNLPEDRYQAFVSVPITTKQEVVGVINVQHKRSRRYRPDELALLSTIATQVGGAIENARLYDQMTRKALQLDTLSQVSETVSSNRLMEDVLQLIVTMTAQMMGSKICSIILLDQPTGELRIAATQSLSEQYRRKPNVKIGQSISGRAVQDRRPIIVPDVTKEGSYMYPDMAAKEGLCSLLCVPMLVREKAIGVINTYTSKPHTFSSEDVKLMQAIANQAAISIEHTTLLEKSFEMQEALQVRKLLDRAKGYLMRSKRLSEEEAFKLIQRQSMDLRKSMREIAEAILLAGEIEDRADKNRG, from the coding sequence ATGGCACCGAAGCGAACCGTAACTCAATTGGAACAGGCGTTGCGTGAAAAGACACGCGAAGTCGATGTCCTGCATCGTATCAGCGAATCGATCAGTAGCACGCTCGATCTGGAGTCCGTCCTCCGGCATATCGTCGATGTAGTGGTGGAAGCGACGAAAGCGGATGCCTGTCTGCTGTATTTGCTGTCCGATAACCGGGACGAGCTGATTCTTCGAGCCTCCAAGAATCCCCATCCGAAGCTCATCGGGCGCATTACGATCGGATTGGGAGAGGGGATCACCGGCTGGGTTGCGCGCGAGAGAACGCGCGTGGTGATTCCGAACAGCGCGAGTGACGATTCGCGGTTCAAGTTTTTTCACAACCTGCCGGAAGACCGCTATCAGGCATTTGTCTCCGTGCCGATCACGACCAAGCAGGAGGTGGTCGGCGTCATCAATGTGCAACACAAACGGTCCCGACGGTACCGCCCCGATGAGCTGGCCCTGCTGTCGACCATCGCGACGCAGGTCGGCGGTGCGATCGAGAACGCTCGACTCTACGATCAGATGACCCGCAAGGCGCTGCAACTCGACACCTTGTCTCAAGTGTCGGAGACCGTCTCATCGAATCGTCTGATGGAAGATGTGTTGCAGCTGATTGTGACGATGACGGCGCAAATGATGGGGTCGAAAATCTGTTCCATCATCCTGTTGGATCAGCCGACCGGTGAACTTCGTATCGCGGCCACACAAAGCTTGAGCGAGCAATACCGGCGCAAGCCCAATGTGAAGATCGGCCAAAGTATCAGCGGGCGCGCGGTTCAGGATCGCCGGCCGATCATCGTTCCGGATGTCACCAAAGAAGGCTCCTACATGTACCCGGACATGGCCGCGAAGGAAGGCCTTTGTTCGCTGCTCTGTGTCCCCATGCTGGTGCGGGAAAAAGCCATCGGGGTCATCAATACGTATACGTCGAAACCCCATACGTTTTCGTCGGAGGATGTGAAGCTCATGCAGGCCATCGCCAATCAAGCGGCGATCTCCATCGAGCACACGACGCTGTTAGAGAAGTCGTTTGAGATGCAAGAGGCATTACAAGTCCGCAAGTTGCTCGACAGGGCCAAGGGGTATCTCATGCGGTCCAAACGCCTGTCTGAAGAGGAGGCGTTCAAGCTGATTCAGCGACAGAGTATGGACCTACGCAAGTCCATGCGGGAGATTGCCGAAGCGATTTTACTGGCGGGTGAAATTGAAGACCGGGCAGACAAGAACCGGGGGTGA
- the pilQ gene encoding type IV pilus secretin PilQ, translated as MKQSQVGVHPLLSVTVMAGILGLAGYVPLATSAETTGLAGFSQASDQQIAGAAEVVGSDQAHTGVASSAATLLTKVEVKPEGERLSLVLTGNGVFAHTVKMLGDRRMVLDMPHMQSERHQSQLAVGHALLSRVRFGYHQDKVRLVLDLAQPAEHSVDSIDGRLILTLAPKASADQKAADADMPVTTEPAVASPSMPAAHKASKALFRVMPVQLTSEVVQKEDRKPEGNEVVNGSSRFVGRRISLDFQQADISNVLRLIAEVSGFNIVVGEGVKSKVTMKLANVPWDQALDMLLKMNALGMIRQGNIVWVDTLQNIAKQQDEEARAKDSKAKAEPIVTRVFYIRNLNATEVHTSLRQNLSPRGTMTVSAASNALIISDTESKLEVLRQLLDGVDLEVPQVQIEARIVQADTTYTRSLGVQWGIQNVNQLGGASGTSAFKTGTTGAFGAQVSDFLINLPANPGLPSVPGAGFSIGKTDGAMLDVRLSAGELLGLTKVIAAPKITTLDKRDAKIAQGESIPFQTTSLQGTQTTFVDANLELNVTPQITSRDPKEIGKQILMKVRATRNAVGARSNPAGPSIDRREATTQVLVRDGETMVIGGVFVDTQSNNVAGIPYLSRIPVLGWLFKNKTENVSKQELLIFLTPTIVRTTT; from the coding sequence ATGAAACAATCACAGGTTGGTGTTCATCCGCTGCTGAGTGTCACCGTGATGGCCGGAATCCTGGGGCTCGCCGGGTACGTGCCGCTCGCGACATCCGCCGAGACGACAGGATTGGCCGGGTTCTCACAGGCTTCCGACCAGCAGATTGCAGGGGCTGCGGAGGTCGTCGGTTCCGATCAGGCGCACACGGGCGTAGCCAGCTCCGCCGCGACCCTGTTGACCAAGGTAGAGGTCAAGCCTGAGGGCGAGCGGCTCTCGCTGGTGTTGACCGGCAACGGGGTGTTTGCGCACACGGTCAAAATGCTCGGGGACCGCCGGATGGTGCTCGATATGCCGCACATGCAGTCGGAGCGGCACCAGTCCCAGTTGGCTGTCGGTCACGCCCTCCTGTCGCGGGTACGATTTGGCTATCACCAGGACAAAGTGCGGTTGGTGCTGGATCTCGCACAGCCTGCCGAGCACAGCGTCGATTCAATTGATGGGCGCCTGATCCTGACGCTTGCGCCGAAGGCATCGGCTGATCAAAAGGCCGCCGACGCGGATATGCCTGTGACGACTGAGCCGGCAGTGGCGTCGCCTTCGATGCCGGCGGCGCATAAGGCATCCAAAGCACTGTTCCGTGTTATGCCGGTGCAGTTGACCTCCGAAGTTGTCCAGAAGGAAGACCGAAAGCCTGAGGGCAATGAGGTTGTGAACGGGTCGTCGCGGTTCGTCGGACGCCGTATCTCGCTCGACTTTCAGCAAGCCGACATCAGCAACGTGCTGCGATTGATTGCAGAGGTCAGCGGCTTCAACATTGTCGTCGGTGAAGGCGTCAAGAGCAAGGTCACCATGAAGTTAGCCAACGTGCCATGGGATCAGGCGCTCGACATGCTCCTGAAGATGAACGCCTTGGGCATGATTCGCCAAGGCAACATCGTGTGGGTTGATACCCTGCAGAATATTGCCAAGCAGCAGGACGAAGAAGCGCGTGCCAAGGACTCCAAGGCCAAGGCTGAGCCGATCGTCACGCGCGTGTTCTATATTCGGAATCTCAACGCAACCGAAGTCCACACCTCGTTGCGGCAGAATCTGAGCCCCCGAGGTACGATGACCGTCAGCGCAGCCAGCAACGCGCTGATCATCAGCGATACGGAATCCAAGTTGGAAGTCCTGCGGCAGTTGTTGGACGGTGTCGACCTGGAAGTCCCCCAAGTGCAGATTGAGGCCCGGATCGTCCAGGCGGATACGACGTACACGCGTTCGCTCGGTGTGCAATGGGGCATTCAGAACGTGAACCAACTTGGCGGCGCCAGCGGAACCTCTGCGTTCAAGACCGGCACCACCGGAGCCTTCGGTGCGCAGGTCTCGGACTTTCTGATCAACCTGCCGGCGAACCCCGGCTTGCCGTCGGTGCCTGGTGCGGGATTCTCGATCGGGAAAACCGACGGGGCCATGTTGGATGTCCGCTTGTCGGCCGGCGAACTCTTGGGGTTGACCAAAGTCATCGCGGCACCCAAGATCACGACGTTGGATAAGCGGGATGCCAAGATCGCGCAGGGTGAATCCATTCCCTTCCAGACGACGTCGCTTCAGGGTACACAGACGACCTTTGTGGACGCCAATCTTGAGTTGAACGTGACGCCCCAGATCACCTCACGCGATCCGAAAGAAATCGGCAAGCAGATCCTCATGAAGGTGCGCGCGACCAGGAATGCAGTCGGCGCCCGGAGCAACCCTGCCGGTCCGAGCATCGATCGTCGTGAAGCGACCACCCAGGTGTTGGTCCGTGACGGGGAGACGATGGTGATCGGTGGAGTCTTTGTGGATACCCAGTCGAACAACGTCGCGGGCATCCCCTATCTGTCGCGAATCCCGGTCTTGGGATGGTTGTTCAAGAACAAGACTGAGAATGTGTCGAAGCAGGAACTCCTGATCTTCCTGACGCCGACGATCGTTCGCACGACAACTTGA
- a CDS encoding MerR family transcriptional regulator, whose protein sequence is MKKLNEIPKRKLYKTNEVCEMFDISRATLFRWEREGVITGPPRDWRNWRVYTAENVEQIKHVMSGGRKEVA, encoded by the coding sequence GTGAAGAAGCTAAACGAAATTCCGAAACGGAAATTGTACAAGACCAATGAGGTCTGCGAGATGTTCGATATCTCGCGCGCGACCCTGTTCCGCTGGGAGCGCGAGGGAGTGATTACCGGACCGCCGCGTGATTGGCGAAACTGGCGCGTGTACACGGCGGAGAATGTCGAACAAATCAAGCATGTGATGAGTGGCGGGCGCAAAGAGGTCGCGTAG